A region from the Aegilops tauschii subsp. strangulata cultivar AL8/78 chromosome 5, Aet v6.0, whole genome shotgun sequence genome encodes:
- the LOC109781526 gene encoding protein RADIALIS-like 3 yields the protein MSSGSRSASSGGANPEWSKKENKLFEEALAYYGEGTPDRWLKVSRAMGGTKNADEVRRHYEILDSDIKLIDSGRLPFPKYNTQGQGAWN from the coding sequence ATGTCTTCTGGGTCAAGGAGCGCATCCAGCGGCGGCGCCAACCCGGAGTGGAGCAAGAAGGAGAATAAGCTGTTCGAGGAGGCACTCGCCTACTACGGCGAGGGCACGCCCGACCGCTGGCTCAAGGTGTCCCGCGCCATGGGCGGGACCAAGAATGCCGACGAGGTGCGCCGCCACTATGAGATCCTTGATAGCGACATCAAGCTGATCGACTCCGGCAGGCTCCCTTTCCCCAAGTACAACACCCAGGGCCAGGGGGCTTGGAACTGA